From the genome of Glycine max cultivar Williams 82 chromosome 2, Glycine_max_v4.0, whole genome shotgun sequence, one region includes:
- the LOC100779138 gene encoding homeobox-leucine zipper protein HOX11 → MELALSLGDTSKSFTFLDKAAVNLPTNKDPPGLFSLAPSFAATAAAADKRSDAAERRGFSSDPPVQLDLLPFSPVLRPQQQPPSQLRIPWLTEACGAARVLDVNLFRAATAEDGDDGTSLSSSPNSAVSPFQMDFCTRNCNAEFGGRNKREQQEAEGRASDDDENGSTRKKLRLSKEQSAFLEESFKEHTTLNPKQKLALAKQLNLRPRQVEVWFQNRRARTKLKQTEVDCEYLKRCCETLTEENRRLQKELQELRALKTSQPFYMQLPATTLTMCPSCERVATNSTTTNQTTTVNNNASQIPVELSLSKPRILPFPNGQAQAHQIASS, encoded by the exons atggaACTGGCTTTGAGTTTGGGAGACACGTCCAAGTCTTTTACCTTTCTCGACAAGGCCGCGGTGAATTTACCCACCAACAAGGACCCACCTGGGTTGTTCAGCTTGGCGCCGAGTTTCGCCgccaccgccgccgccgccgatAAAAGAAGCGATGCTGCTGAGAGGAGGGGTTTTTCTTCAGATCCACCGGTTCAGCTCGACCTTCTTCCTTTCTCTCCGGTTCTCAGACCCCAACAACAACCTCCCtctcaacttcggatcccttgGCTCACCGAAGCAT GCGGGGCGGCGAGGGTGCTAGACGTGAACCTATTCCGGGCGGCGACCGCGGAGGATGGCGACGACGGCACGTCGTTGTCGTCGTCGCCAAACAGCGCGGTGTCGCCGTTTCAGATGGATTTCTGCACCAGGAACTGTAATGCAGAGTTCGGAGGCAGAAACAAGAGAGAGCAGCAAGAGGCTGAGGGTAGAGCGAGTGATGACGATGAAAATGGCTCCACGAGGAAGAAACTCAGGCTCTCTAAGGAACAATCAGCTTTTCTTGAAGAAAGTTTCAAAGAACACACCACTCTCAATCCC AAGCAAAAACTTGCTTTGGCAAAACAGTTAAATCTTCGTCCTCGTCAAGTGGAGGTTTGGTTTCAGAACAGAAGGGCAAG GACAAAGTTGAAGCAAACAGAAGTGGATTGTGAGTATTTGAAGAGATGCTGTGAGACCCTAACGGAAGAGAATAGAAGGTTGCAGAAGGAGCTTCAAGAACTCAGAGCCCTAAAAACTTCACAACCTTTCTACATGCAACTTCCAGCCACCACACTCACCATGTGTCCCTCTTGTGAAAGGGTTGCCACAAATTCCACCACAACTAACCAAACTACCACCGTTAACAACAATGCTTCTCAAATCCCAGTGGAATTGTCTCTCAGCAAGCCCAGAATATTGCCCTTCCCCAATGGACAGGCCCAAGCTCATCAAATAGCTTCTTCATGA